In Clarias gariepinus isolate MV-2021 ecotype Netherlands chromosome 1, CGAR_prim_01v2, whole genome shotgun sequence, one DNA window encodes the following:
- the LOC128528902 gene encoding low-density lipoprotein receptor-related protein 8-like isoform X2: protein MWTLLGRVILLHLITIRPHPGEGSDSDCDDGQFQCRNKRCIPTLWRCDDDDDCSDNSDEEDCLKSTCDPAEFACQNGQCVSSRWLCDGEPECSDGSDEAESTCMKQTCPPDKFDCRGSCVSLAWRCDGERDCESGADEEGCTADTRSCASGEFQCRNLKCMSPAYVCDGDDDCGDGTDEEQCSPPSCGPLQFRCNTTECIPQPWTCDRDPDCFDGSDEWEGLCGDGAGRTLLPASPRLECRAGLFRCGSGECVKIAWKCDKHPDCMDRSDESDCPLLTCRPDEFQCGDGSCIHGIKQCNKAFDCFDRSDEAGCVNATKCAGPLKFLCRNGECIDGAKVCDDVKDCKDRSDEPKRECGLNECTMNNGGCSHVCVDRPIGYECQCPAGYKLLDKRTCGDINECENPDACSQICINLKGGFKCVCHPGYETDPVSRTCKAEGKSPYLLFTNRHEIRRIDLVKRDYTQVVPTQKNAIAIGVDVAANRMFWCDRFHRKIYSAYIHEASDPTRHVTLIDSGLLSPEGLALDWVQHNLYWTDSGHGCIAVASSDGSRRRVLIDTELSEPRAIAVAPEQGFMFWSDWGTRPKIEKSGMNGVGRQVLVSEGIERPNGITLDVVGKRLYWVDSKLRLISSVDFNGAQRRVILSSSERLLHPYALAVFEDRVYWTDREKEAVYSANRLTGQDVTSLAERLKDPHDIVVFHELSQPQAADSCNLAGVRNGGCAFLCLRAPQISDHSPKYTCACPDGEELSPDARVCVPVQNVTVAPAFPGVSLNSTSAMEAGVGAATSRSEVMTFQAKTAPPKSALNITAVSTRSPTVLLSTATGHTSNLSHHSGNELFLLGHSVPVAVLSVGIPIVALLLILSASCLIYRNWRLRSTKSMNFDNPVYRKSTAEAEEDEIHIGRNEGLATHHHPYPVPVVSTATCPPFIALPLGGAVTDPVPHWYAEPPSVPAAK, encoded by the exons tgaagaGCACGTGCGACCCGGCGGAGTTCGCGTGCCAGAACGGACAGTGTGTGTCCAGCCGGTGGCTCTGCGATGGAGAACCCGAGTGCTCTGACGGATCAGACGAGGCCGAGTCAACCTGCA TGAAGCAGACGTGTCCTCCAGATAAGTTTGACTGCAGGGGGAGCTGTGTGTCTCTGGCGTGGAGGTGTgacggagagagagactgcGAGAGCGGAGCGGATGAAGAAGGCTGCACTGCCG ACACCCGGTCCTGCGCTTCCGGAGAGTTCCAGTGCCGTAACCTGAAGTGCATGTCTCCGGCGTACGTGTGCGACGGCGATGATGATTGCGGCGACGGCACCGACGAGGAGCAGTGTTCCCCGCCATCGTGCGGCCCGCTCCAGTTCCGCTGTAACACCACCGAGTGTATCCCGCAGCCCTGGACCTGCGACAGAGACCCCGATTGTTTCGATGGATCAGACGAATGGGAGGGGCTGTGCGGCGACGGGGCCGGGCGAACGCTACTGCCCGCAAGTCCGAGGTTGGAGTGCAGGGCAGGACTGTTCCGCTGTGGGAGCGGAGAGTGCGTCAAGATAGCGTGGAAGTGCGATAAACATCCGGACTGCATGGACAGATCAGACGAGTCCGACTGCC ctctCCTGACGTGTCGGCCTGATGAGTTCCAGTGTGGAGACGGTTCTTGCATCCACGGCATCAAACAGTGCAATAAAGCCTTTGACTGTTTCGACAGGAGTGATGAGGCTGGCTGTGTTAatg CCACAAAGTGCGCAGGCCCTTTGAAGTTCCTCTGTAGAAACGGAGAGTGTATCGACGGGGCGAAGGTGTGTGATGACGTCAAGGACTGCAAGGATCGATCGGACGAGCCCAAGAGGGAATGCG GTTTAAACGAATGCACGATGAACAACGGAGGCTGCTCTCATGTCTGTGTGGATCGACCCATCGGCTACGAGTGTCAGTGTCCCGCCGGGTACAAACTCCTGGACAAAAGGACGTGTGGAG ACATCAACGAGTGTGAGAACCCGGACGCTTGCAGTCAGATCTGCATCAACCTTAAAGGAGgcttcaagtgtgtgtgtcaccCCGGCTACGAGACGGACCCCGTGAGCAGAACCTGCAAAGCGGAAG GGAAAAGTCCGTACCTGCTGTTCACGAACCGACACGAGATCCGGCGTATTGACCTGGTGAAGCGGGACTACACGCAGGTCGTTCCCACGCAGAAAAACGCCATCGCAATCGGCGTGGATGTCGCCGCCAACCGCATGTTCTGGTGCGACCGCTTTCATCGCAAGATCTACAG CGCCTACATCCACGAGGCGAGCGACCCCACCCGTCACGTGACCCTGATCGACTCGGGCCTGCTCTCCCCAGAGGGTCTGGCTTTAGACTGGGTGCAGCACAACCTCTACTGGACCGACTCGGGTCACGGCTGCATCGCGGTGGCTTCGTCTGACGGCAGCAGGAGGCGTGTCCTGATCGACACGGAGCTGAGCGAACCCAGGGCCATCGCCGTGGCCCCCGAGCAAGG GTTCATGTTCTGGTCCGACTGGGGGACGAGACCCAAGATAGAGAAGTCTGGGATGAACGGAGTGGGCCGGCAGGTCCTAGTGTCCGAGGGCATCGAGCGGCCCAACGGCATCACGCTGG acgtgGTGGGAAAGCGATTGTACTGGGTGGACTCAAAGCTTCGTCTGATCTCCAGCGTGGACTTTAACGGAGCTCAGCGCAGAGTCATCCTGTCCTCCAGTGAGAGACTCCTCCACCCCTACGCCCTCGCCGTGTTCGag GACCGCGTGTACTGGACGGACCGTGAGAAGGAGGCGGTGTACAGTGCGAACAGGCTGACCGGGCAGGACGTGACCAGCCTTGCCGAGCGCCTCAAAGATCCACATGATATCGTGGTGTTCCATGAGCTGAGTCAACCTCAAG ctgcagACAGCTGTAACCTGGCCGGCGTGAGAAACGGTGGTTGCGCCTTCCTGTGCCTGCGCGCTCCTCAAATCAGCGACCACTCGCCCAAATACACGTGCGCCTGCCCCGACGGCGAGGAGCTGAGCCCCGACGCGCGCGTGTGTGTCCCCG TCCAGAACGTCACGGTCGCACCAGCGTTCCCCGGCGTTTCTCTAAACAGCACCTCGGCGATGGAGGCAGGGGTCGGTGCGGCGACCTCAAGGTCAGAGGTCATGACCTTCCAGGCTAAGACGGCGCCACCCAAGTCCGCGCTGAACATCACAGCGGTGTCCACGCGGAGCCCGACTGTGCTGCTGAGCACCGCTACAGGACACACCAGCAACCTGTCTCAtcact CTGGTAATGAGTTGTTCCTGCTTGGACACAGCGTCCCCGTGGCTGTGCTCAGCGTTGGAATTCCCATCG TGGCGCTCCTGCTGATTCTCTCGGCTTCCTGTCTGATTTATCGTAACTGGAGACTCCGGAGCACTAAGAGCATGAACTTCGACAACCCCGTGTACCGTAAGAGCACGGCCGAGGCCGAGGAGGACGAGATCCACATCGGGAGGAACGAGGGGCTCGCCACTCACCACCACCCGTACCCGGTGCCCGTAGTCAGCACGGCGACGTGTCCGCCCTTCATCGCCCTGCCCCTGGGCGGCGCCGTGACGGATCCGGTCCCGCACTGGTACGCGGAGCCACCCAGCGTCCCCGCCGCCAAGTGA
- the LOC128528902 gene encoding low-density lipoprotein receptor-related protein 8-like isoform X1: MWTLLGRVILLHLITIRPHPGEGSDSDCDDGQFQCRNKRCIPTLWRCDDDDDCSDNSDEEDCLKSTCDPAEFACQNGQCVSSRWLCDGEPECSDGSDEAESTCTVKQTCPPDKFDCRGSCVSLAWRCDGERDCESGADEEGCTADTRSCASGEFQCRNLKCMSPAYVCDGDDDCGDGTDEEQCSPPSCGPLQFRCNTTECIPQPWTCDRDPDCFDGSDEWEGLCGDGAGRTLLPASPRLECRAGLFRCGSGECVKIAWKCDKHPDCMDRSDESDCPLLTCRPDEFQCGDGSCIHGIKQCNKAFDCFDRSDEAGCVNATKCAGPLKFLCRNGECIDGAKVCDDVKDCKDRSDEPKRECGLNECTMNNGGCSHVCVDRPIGYECQCPAGYKLLDKRTCGDINECENPDACSQICINLKGGFKCVCHPGYETDPVSRTCKAEGKSPYLLFTNRHEIRRIDLVKRDYTQVVPTQKNAIAIGVDVAANRMFWCDRFHRKIYSAYIHEASDPTRHVTLIDSGLLSPEGLALDWVQHNLYWTDSGHGCIAVASSDGSRRRVLIDTELSEPRAIAVAPEQGFMFWSDWGTRPKIEKSGMNGVGRQVLVSEGIERPNGITLDVVGKRLYWVDSKLRLISSVDFNGAQRRVILSSSERLLHPYALAVFEDRVYWTDREKEAVYSANRLTGQDVTSLAERLKDPHDIVVFHELSQPQAADSCNLAGVRNGGCAFLCLRAPQISDHSPKYTCACPDGEELSPDARVCVPVQNVTVAPAFPGVSLNSTSAMEAGVGAATSRSEVMTFQAKTAPPKSALNITAVSTRSPTVLLSTATGHTSNLSHHSGNELFLLGHSVPVAVLSVGIPIVALLLILSASCLIYRNWRLRSTKSMNFDNPVYRKSTAEAEEDEIHIGRNEGLATHHHPYPVPVVSTATCPPFIALPLGGAVTDPVPHWYAEPPSVPAAK; this comes from the exons tgaagaGCACGTGCGACCCGGCGGAGTTCGCGTGCCAGAACGGACAGTGTGTGTCCAGCCGGTGGCTCTGCGATGGAGAACCCGAGTGCTCTGACGGATCAGACGAGGCCGAGTCAACCTGCA CAGTGAAGCAGACGTGTCCTCCAGATAAGTTTGACTGCAGGGGGAGCTGTGTGTCTCTGGCGTGGAGGTGTgacggagagagagactgcGAGAGCGGAGCGGATGAAGAAGGCTGCACTGCCG ACACCCGGTCCTGCGCTTCCGGAGAGTTCCAGTGCCGTAACCTGAAGTGCATGTCTCCGGCGTACGTGTGCGACGGCGATGATGATTGCGGCGACGGCACCGACGAGGAGCAGTGTTCCCCGCCATCGTGCGGCCCGCTCCAGTTCCGCTGTAACACCACCGAGTGTATCCCGCAGCCCTGGACCTGCGACAGAGACCCCGATTGTTTCGATGGATCAGACGAATGGGAGGGGCTGTGCGGCGACGGGGCCGGGCGAACGCTACTGCCCGCAAGTCCGAGGTTGGAGTGCAGGGCAGGACTGTTCCGCTGTGGGAGCGGAGAGTGCGTCAAGATAGCGTGGAAGTGCGATAAACATCCGGACTGCATGGACAGATCAGACGAGTCCGACTGCC ctctCCTGACGTGTCGGCCTGATGAGTTCCAGTGTGGAGACGGTTCTTGCATCCACGGCATCAAACAGTGCAATAAAGCCTTTGACTGTTTCGACAGGAGTGATGAGGCTGGCTGTGTTAatg CCACAAAGTGCGCAGGCCCTTTGAAGTTCCTCTGTAGAAACGGAGAGTGTATCGACGGGGCGAAGGTGTGTGATGACGTCAAGGACTGCAAGGATCGATCGGACGAGCCCAAGAGGGAATGCG GTTTAAACGAATGCACGATGAACAACGGAGGCTGCTCTCATGTCTGTGTGGATCGACCCATCGGCTACGAGTGTCAGTGTCCCGCCGGGTACAAACTCCTGGACAAAAGGACGTGTGGAG ACATCAACGAGTGTGAGAACCCGGACGCTTGCAGTCAGATCTGCATCAACCTTAAAGGAGgcttcaagtgtgtgtgtcaccCCGGCTACGAGACGGACCCCGTGAGCAGAACCTGCAAAGCGGAAG GGAAAAGTCCGTACCTGCTGTTCACGAACCGACACGAGATCCGGCGTATTGACCTGGTGAAGCGGGACTACACGCAGGTCGTTCCCACGCAGAAAAACGCCATCGCAATCGGCGTGGATGTCGCCGCCAACCGCATGTTCTGGTGCGACCGCTTTCATCGCAAGATCTACAG CGCCTACATCCACGAGGCGAGCGACCCCACCCGTCACGTGACCCTGATCGACTCGGGCCTGCTCTCCCCAGAGGGTCTGGCTTTAGACTGGGTGCAGCACAACCTCTACTGGACCGACTCGGGTCACGGCTGCATCGCGGTGGCTTCGTCTGACGGCAGCAGGAGGCGTGTCCTGATCGACACGGAGCTGAGCGAACCCAGGGCCATCGCCGTGGCCCCCGAGCAAGG GTTCATGTTCTGGTCCGACTGGGGGACGAGACCCAAGATAGAGAAGTCTGGGATGAACGGAGTGGGCCGGCAGGTCCTAGTGTCCGAGGGCATCGAGCGGCCCAACGGCATCACGCTGG acgtgGTGGGAAAGCGATTGTACTGGGTGGACTCAAAGCTTCGTCTGATCTCCAGCGTGGACTTTAACGGAGCTCAGCGCAGAGTCATCCTGTCCTCCAGTGAGAGACTCCTCCACCCCTACGCCCTCGCCGTGTTCGag GACCGCGTGTACTGGACGGACCGTGAGAAGGAGGCGGTGTACAGTGCGAACAGGCTGACCGGGCAGGACGTGACCAGCCTTGCCGAGCGCCTCAAAGATCCACATGATATCGTGGTGTTCCATGAGCTGAGTCAACCTCAAG ctgcagACAGCTGTAACCTGGCCGGCGTGAGAAACGGTGGTTGCGCCTTCCTGTGCCTGCGCGCTCCTCAAATCAGCGACCACTCGCCCAAATACACGTGCGCCTGCCCCGACGGCGAGGAGCTGAGCCCCGACGCGCGCGTGTGTGTCCCCG TCCAGAACGTCACGGTCGCACCAGCGTTCCCCGGCGTTTCTCTAAACAGCACCTCGGCGATGGAGGCAGGGGTCGGTGCGGCGACCTCAAGGTCAGAGGTCATGACCTTCCAGGCTAAGACGGCGCCACCCAAGTCCGCGCTGAACATCACAGCGGTGTCCACGCGGAGCCCGACTGTGCTGCTGAGCACCGCTACAGGACACACCAGCAACCTGTCTCAtcact CTGGTAATGAGTTGTTCCTGCTTGGACACAGCGTCCCCGTGGCTGTGCTCAGCGTTGGAATTCCCATCG TGGCGCTCCTGCTGATTCTCTCGGCTTCCTGTCTGATTTATCGTAACTGGAGACTCCGGAGCACTAAGAGCATGAACTTCGACAACCCCGTGTACCGTAAGAGCACGGCCGAGGCCGAGGAGGACGAGATCCACATCGGGAGGAACGAGGGGCTCGCCACTCACCACCACCCGTACCCGGTGCCCGTAGTCAGCACGGCGACGTGTCCGCCCTTCATCGCCCTGCCCCTGGGCGGCGCCGTGACGGATCCGGTCCCGCACTGGTACGCGGAGCCACCCAGCGTCCCCGCCGCCAAGTGA